The DNA sequence CTACGATCTCGAGCTGCGTCTGGGCGAAGACATCGCCGCACGCCGCATCGGGCTGCGTACCGTTGAACTCGTCACCGACGCGGATGACATCGGCAGCCGCTTCGCATTCAAGGTCAATGGGCGCGAAATCTTCATGCGCGGCGCAAACTGGATTCCCGCCGATGCATTGCCGGCGCGCGCGACACCGGATGCGATCCGTGACCGCCTGACCTCGGCAGTCGAAGCCAACATGAACATGATCCGCGTCTGGGGCGGCGGCCAATATGAACCGGACTGGTTCTACGAGCTCTGCTCGGAGCTCGGGCTGATGGTGTGGCAGGACTTCATGTTTGCCTGCAGTCTCTACCCGGCGCACGATCACGCCTGGCTCGAAAGCGTGCGCCGCGAAGCCCGCCAGCAGATCCGGCGGCTGTCGGCCCATCCCTGCATGGCGCTGTGGTGCGGCGACAACGAGGTCATCGGCGCGCTGACCTGGTTTGAGGAAAGCCGCAGCAATCGCGACCGGTATCTCGCCGTCTATGCCCGCCTCAGTGCGGCGCTGGAGGAAGCTGTCGCCGCTGAAAAGCCCGACATTGCCTTCTGGCCGTCTTCGCCCTCGGTCGGGCCGCTCAATTTCGGCGATGGCTGGCATGACGACAGCTCCGGCGACATGCATTTTTGGGATGTGTGGCATTCCTCAAAGGATTTCGAGCACTACCGCACGGTCCAGCCGCGCTTCTGTTCCGAATTCGGCTTTCAGTCGTTTCCGTCCAACCGGGTAATTGAAAGCTTCACCGAGGAGGAAGACCGCAATGTCTCCGCGCGGGTCATGGATGTGCATCAGCGCAATGCCGGCGGCAACAGCCGCATCGTTGAGACGCTGACACGCTATTTCCGGTTTCCGGATAACTTCGCAGATATGACCTGGCTTAGCCAGGTGAGCCAGGCGCTGGCGATGAAGACGGCGATCGAATTCTGGCGCTCCGCCAAGCCGCGCTGCATGGGAACCTTGTACTGGCAGCTCAACGACACCTGGCCGGTGGCGAGCTGGGCGTCGCTGGAATATGGCGGCGGCTGGAAGCTGACCCATTACATGGCGCGTCGTTTTCACGCACCGGTGCTGGTAACCGCACAACCCGACGCCAAGACCGGCGATATTGTGTTCTGGGCCATCAATGACAGCGACCGCCCGGTTTCCCTCACTGTTGCAGCCCGGCGCGTCTCGACCCTGGGCTTCATGAGCGATTGCGGCAATTGGTCCTGCCTTTGCCCGACGGAGCGCGCTGTCGAAGTTGCGCGCCTTCCGGCCGGGAAGCTCACTGCCGATGAATTCCTTCATTTCACATGGCAAGACGCCACCGGCGGGCACGTGGGCGAGAATGACTACCTGCCACGCCGCCCGAAAGACTACAGGTTGCAGAAACCATCTATCCAGTTGATTGAAGATGGCGACACCGTGACGCTGACCAGCGATATCCCTGCAATGTATGTCAGCTATGATCATGGCGGTTCGGATATCTGGTCCGACAACGGATTCACGCTGCTACCGGGCGTTGCGAAGGTACTTCATCGCTGCCGTGATCGCGGTGGACTTCGTGGCGATCACAGGGTCCGTTATCTGAAGAGCTGACGCCGGTCTCCAACATCGCCAGCAATATAGCATTTTTCTGGTCGGAGATGGACACATGGGAACAAACCCACATGCCGTAAATTGGACGGGATAGACATCCTGCAGCGGCTTTGCTAGTCGCTGCCAAAGCTATATATACAGCGAGTGAAATTTCATCACCGGAGGCAGATCTGCTGCCCAAACCGGCTGGATCTGACGCCGCACAAGCCTTTGGGGCAAAGTGGCAGGCAAAACACGAAGAAAGTTGCGAAAAATGGGTAAGAACGCCGACATCCAAACCCGCAAGACCGATGCCATCGCACGCGGTGTTGGCATGATGACGCAGATCTATGCCGACCGCGCCGAAAACGCCGAAATCTGGGACGTCGAAGGCAACCGCTATATCGACTTCGCCGCCGGAATCGCCGTGGTCAACACTGGCCACCGTCACCCCAAGGTGATCGAAGCGGTGAAAGCCCAGCTCGACCGCTTCACCCACACCTGCCATCAGGTCATTCCTTATGAGAATTATGTTCATCTGGCCGAACGGCTGAATACGCTGGCACCGGGCGATTTCGACAAGAAGACGGTGTTTGTAACCACTGGCGCTGAAGCCGTGGAAAATGCCGTCAAGATCGCCCGCGCCGCCACCGGACGCCCGGCAGTGGTATCGTTTTCCGGCAGCTTTCATGGCCGCACCTTCATGGGCATGGCGCTGACCGGCAAAGTGTTCCCCTACAAGGCAGGATTCGGCGCAATGCCGAGCGACGTCTATCACGTCCCCTTCCCTATTGAACTGCATGGCGTCTCGGTCGCGCAGTCACTCGCGGCACTCGAGACCCTGTTCAAGGCCGATGTCGACCCCGCGCGGGTGGCAGCGATCATTGTCGAGCCGGTTCAGGGCGAAGGCGGGTTTTACGAAGTTCCGGCAGGGTTCTTCAAATCATTGCGCGAGATCTGCGACAAACATGGCATTTTGCTGATCGCAGACGAGATCCAGACCGGGTTCGCCCGAACCGGCAAAATGTTCGCCATGGAGTATCACGGCGTGGCGCCGGATCTGATGACGATGGCCAAGGGACTGGCTGGCGGATTTCCGCTGGCAGCTGTCACCGGCCGGGCCGAGATCATGGATGCTGCCAATCCGGGTGGATTGGGCGGCACCTATGGCGGCAATCCGATCGGCATCGCAGCAGCCCATGCTGTGCTTGACGTGATCGAGGAAGAACAGCTTTGCGACCGCGCCATGCAGCTTGGCAATCGTCTGAAGCAGCGGTTGCAGGGCATCCGCGAAGATGTGCCCGAGATCGTCGACATCCGTGGCCCCGGTTTCATGAACGCCATCGAGTTCAACGACGCCAAGACCGGCAAGCCAAGCCCTGATTTTGCCAATGCCGTCAAAGGCCGGGCCCTTGAAAAAGGCCTGATACTTCTCACCTGTGGGGTATATGCCAATGTCATCCGCTTCCTTTCGCCGATAACCATTCAGGATCCGGTGTTCCAGGAAGCGTTGGACCTTCTCGAAGCATCCATTCGCGAAGTCCATTCAGAAATCGGAGCCAACGCATAATGACCAGCAAACCTCTCACAGACATTCTGAAAAATCCGGACCTTCTGGTCAGCGCAGCCTTTGTCGGCGGCGAGTGGATCAAGACTGCCCCGGACGGCAAGACCTTCGATGTACTCAATCCGTCCACCGGTGATGTCATCACCTCGTTGCCAGACCTCGGCGTTGCGGAAACCAAAGCGGCCATCGACGCAGCCTATCTGGCGCAAAAGGACTGGGCCAAGAAAACCGGCAAGGAGCGCGCCGCGGTGCTGCGCAAGCTCTATGACCTGATGGTGGCCAATGCTGATGATCTGGGTGCTATCCTGACCGCTGAAATGGGCAAGCCGTTCGCCGAAGCCAAGGGCGAAATCCTCTACGGCGCCAGCTTCATCGAGTGGTTCGCGGAAGAAGCCAAGCGTGTCTATGGCGATGTCATTCCCGGCCACCAGCCCGACAAGCGGATTGTGGTTATCAAGCAGCCGGTCGGCGTTGTCGCGGCGATCACGCCGTGGAACTTCCCCAATGCGATGATCGCACGCAAGCTCGGACCGGCGCTCGCCGTCGGCTGTGCCTTCATTTCCAAGCCTGCAGGCGAAACCCCGCTATCGGCTCTGGCGATAGCAAAGCTTGCCGAAGATGCCGGCCTGCCCAAGGGCTTGCTCAGCGTCATCACCTCGCGCTCGAGTGCGGCGATCGGGCAGGAGTTCTGTTCCAACGAGAAGGTCCGCAAGATCACCTTCACCGGCTCGACCGAAGTCGGCCGTATCCTGATGCGGCAGTCTGCCGACCAGATCAAGAAGACCTCGATGGAGCTGGGTGGCAATGCGCCATTCATCGTGTTCGACGATGCCGATCTCGACGCTGCGGTCGAAGGCGCGATGATCTCCAAGTACCGCAACAACGGCCAGACCTGCGTCTGCGCCAACCGCATCTATGTGCAGGCAGGCGTCTATGATGCCTTTGCCGAAAAGCTCGCAGTCGCGGTCGGCAAGATGAAGATCGGCGACGGCTTTGGCGACGGCGTCACCACCGGCCCGCTGATCAGCGAAGATGCAGTGGTCAAGGTCGAGGATCACATCGCCGACGCCAAGAGCAAGGGCGCCAAGGTTCTCACCGGCGGCAAGCGCCACGATCTCGGCGGCACCTTTTTCGAACCGACAATCCTGACCGGCGTCACCCGCGCCATGAAGGTTGCCGGCGAGGAAACCTTTGGTCCGGTGGCGCCGCTGTTCAAGTTTGACACGGTCGAGGATGTGATCGAACAGGCCAATGACACCATTTTTGGCCTGGCATCCTATTTCTACGCCAATGACCTGACACGGGTCTGGCGGGTTGCCGAGGCGCTGGAATATGGCATGGTCGGAGTCAACACTGGCCTGATCTCGACCGAAGTCGCCCCGTTCGGCGGCGTCAAACAGTCGGGCCAGGGCCGCGAAGGCTCGAAATATGGCTGCGACGACTATCTGGAAATGAAATATATCTGCCTCGGCGGCATCTGAACCAGTTCATTGGCCGGGGCGGGAAACTGCCTCCCTCCCCGGTCAATCACACATTACCGACCCATCAGGCGCTTCCCGTTTTCAGTCTTCCCAATCACTGCCGGCGGGCGACCGGTTGCGGCTGCTTTCGACCTTGACCGCCTCATCGGCTTCCGCGATGTCGTCACCGGTTGGTTCCGGCGGCGTCTCGTTGCGGTCGCGGTCGGTCAGGGCAAGGCGATAAAACATCGGGAAGTGATCGGAGCCGACAAAACGCTGCCGTTCGAGAGTCACAAGCTCGAAATCACGCGAATGGAAAATGTGATCCAGCGGCCAGCGCAGGAACCAGTATCGCGCGTCAAACGAATTGAACAGACCACGGCCCTGGCGCGGATCGAGCAGACCGGAAATCCGCAAGAACCGACGCGTGGTGCGCGACCAGGCGACGTCGTTGAGATCACCGGTGACAATCAACGGCAAGGGCTCGTCACGCGCCTCCTCCGCCACCAGCAGGATCTCGGCGTCACGACCGAGGGTGTCGCGCAGCGGCAATGGTGGCTCCGGATGAAGCGCGATGACCCGAACCTCCCGACCGCCGGGCAGTTCGGCGACACAGGAGATGCTCGGCACTTCCTCGTTCAGCAAAAACCGTACCGCGCTGTCATGCAATGGCAACCGGCTGGCCAGGATGATGCCGAAACTGTCTTCCTGCGGTTGCTCGATGGTTTCCCGGAAATCTTCAAGGCAAGGTTTGAGAGCCTTGGCCCAGGCGGTGTCGGTTTCCATAAAAACGGCGATGTCGGGTTTGGTCTCCCGCAACAGATCGACCACGCGCTGATAATCCCGGTTGCCCTGCTTGACGTTGCAAGCCAGCACCGAGATCGTCGCGGCGGAGTCGATATCGCCGGAAAACCGCGCGGTCTGGCTGCGCCAGATCGGCGTGAAGCGCAGCACATAGACTAGCTGAATGCCAATGGCGATGGCGGCCATGCCAATGGCCGCCAGAACAACCGGCGTCAGCTCCCCGACGATCAGTGCTGCGGCAATGACCAGCACAGCAACCCCGATGGCCTGCAGCCGGCCAAAGTCGAACGACCGGACCATTCCGTGCGCAAATGGCAGCAACGGCACAAGGCTCGCCACCAGACAGAGCGAGGCCAACACGGCAAGTATTATCGAAATCACGTGCATGCTCCATCGGGAGGAAGGCGGTCTGTCAGGGGCTAACCAAAACACCAGATCCGTTTTTGTTCAACTGTCGTGTGTCAGCCCAAATCCGAAAACGACGGAACCCGGGCCAAGGAGACGCGCAGCGGAATGCGGTGACAAGTGCCGGACTTCACCAGATCTCTGGTCGCCGCTGCAATGGCATCGTCATGGCGATGGAACGGGCCGGTGTAGCGGCTTCCAAACTTGTAATACCAGTTGCCTCGCCAGTTTTCGATTTCGAACAGGGGCTCGTCCATTGCGCGTTCTCCGGTCTCTGCATGTGGTCTTTAACGCGAGATGTCGCTGCCGGTTCCGCGACCCACGGTTATATCTGTCGGGAACTTCACGCCGCTTTGCTCGTTTAGCCATCTCCCCGCCTGTTGAGGCTTTTGGAGAGTGAGTGAAGTACCGATGACCGACATATCCAACTCATTTCAGCAGTTCATCCAGAGCGCCGAATTTCCCTGCGTCGGCGCCAAATCGGCGCTCGCCCGCGACGCCCTTTCGGTGCTCGAAGTTGGCCAGATCGACAGTCCTGTCAGCGATGTCGAAATCCACCGGGCGCTGCGCGAGTTCAGCGACAATCTCGATCATCAGAGCCCGACTGTACGGTCTTTCGTGGTGATTTTCGATGGCCCCGGCGAGCTTGATGAAGAAGCCTTCGAGAAGGCGCTGTGGAACCGGCTGCAGTCGCTGCACAATCTCGATGTCGTCAGCGGCAATGCATGGAGCGACGCCGTCGATCATGATCCCGAATCGCCGCATTTCTCGCTTAGCATCGGCGGCGAACCCTTCTTCGTCATCGGGCTGCACCCCCATGCGTCCCGTCCGGCTCGGCGTTTTGAAAA is a window from the Hoeflea sp. IMCC20628 genome containing:
- a CDS encoding endonuclease/exonuclease/phosphatase family protein, which produces MISIILAVLASLCLVASLVPLLPFAHGMVRSFDFGRLQAIGVAVLVIAAALIVGELTPVVLAAIGMAAIAIGIQLVYVLRFTPIWRSQTARFSGDIDSAATISVLACNVKQGNRDYQRVVDLLRETKPDIAVFMETDTAWAKALKPCLEDFRETIEQPQEDSFGIILASRLPLHDSAVRFLLNEEVPSISCVAELPGGREVRVIALHPEPPLPLRDTLGRDAEILLVAEEARDEPLPLIVTGDLNDVAWSRTTRRFLRISGLLDPRQGRGLFNSFDARYWFLRWPLDHIFHSRDFELVTLERQRFVGSDHFPMFYRLALTDRDRNETPPEPTGDDIAEADEAVKVESSRNRSPAGSDWED
- a CDS encoding glycoside hydrolase family 2 protein, with protein sequence MMSEADAIAESFELSSGWSVTNGQHSALLPVPGDVHSALLDAGIITDPYWRDTEIALDWVHESEWTATKRFELTDIEGGHWTLSFDGIDCVADISLNGISLGRVENRFLRHDFEVGDALIGGENCLQVHFLSNSTEAIRKAAASPYPVPYSTDNNRLPHYNFLRKPQCDAGWDWNIALSPLGLCGPVTLRRNQLARLDDVMVRQLHDSGKVTLEIDLHYTAFAAGTLETSAACDGQSANQTIQVWPGSGQTRLSVDIENPQLWWPAGHGSQSLYDLELRLGEDIAARRIGLRTVELVTDADDIGSRFAFKVNGREIFMRGANWIPADALPARATPDAIRDRLTSAVEANMNMIRVWGGGQYEPDWFYELCSELGLMVWQDFMFACSLYPAHDHAWLESVRREARQQIRRLSAHPCMALWCGDNEVIGALTWFEESRSNRDRYLAVYARLSAALEEAVAAEKPDIAFWPSSPSVGPLNFGDGWHDDSSGDMHFWDVWHSSKDFEHYRTVQPRFCSEFGFQSFPSNRVIESFTEEEDRNVSARVMDVHQRNAGGNSRIVETLTRYFRFPDNFADMTWLSQVSQALAMKTAIEFWRSAKPRCMGTLYWQLNDTWPVASWASLEYGGGWKLTHYMARRFHAPVLVTAQPDAKTGDIVFWAINDSDRPVSLTVAARRVSTLGFMSDCGNWSCLCPTERAVEVARLPAGKLTADEFLHFTWQDATGGHVGENDYLPRRPKDYRLQKPSIQLIEDGDTVTLTSDIPAMYVSYDHGGSDIWSDNGFTLLPGVAKVLHRCRDRGGLRGDHRVRYLKS
- a CDS encoding NAD-dependent succinate-semialdehyde dehydrogenase — translated: MTSKPLTDILKNPDLLVSAAFVGGEWIKTAPDGKTFDVLNPSTGDVITSLPDLGVAETKAAIDAAYLAQKDWAKKTGKERAAVLRKLYDLMVANADDLGAILTAEMGKPFAEAKGEILYGASFIEWFAEEAKRVYGDVIPGHQPDKRIVVIKQPVGVVAAITPWNFPNAMIARKLGPALAVGCAFISKPAGETPLSALAIAKLAEDAGLPKGLLSVITSRSSAAIGQEFCSNEKVRKITFTGSTEVGRILMRQSADQIKKTSMELGGNAPFIVFDDADLDAAVEGAMISKYRNNGQTCVCANRIYVQAGVYDAFAEKLAVAVGKMKIGDGFGDGVTTGPLISEDAVVKVEDHIADAKSKGAKVLTGGKRHDLGGTFFEPTILTGVTRAMKVAGEETFGPVAPLFKFDTVEDVIEQANDTIFGLASYFYANDLTRVWRVAEALEYGMVGVNTGLISTEVAPFGGVKQSGQGREGSKYGCDDYLEMKYICLGGI
- the gntA gene encoding guanitoxin biosynthesis heme-dependent pre-guanitoxin N-hydroxylase GntA, producing the protein MTDISNSFQQFIQSAEFPCVGAKSALARDALSVLEVGQIDSPVSDVEIHRALREFSDNLDHQSPTVRSFVVIFDGPGELDEEAFEKALWNRLQSLHNLDVVSGNAWSDAVDHDPESPHFSLSIGGEPFFVIGLHPHASRPARRFEKPALVFNSHLQFEKLRADGRFDKMKEIIRKRDAALAGSINPMLNDHGDASEARQYSGRAVDAEWKCPFAHKEVA
- a CDS encoding 4-aminobutyrate--2-oxoglutarate transaminase; translation: MGKNADIQTRKTDAIARGVGMMTQIYADRAENAEIWDVEGNRYIDFAAGIAVVNTGHRHPKVIEAVKAQLDRFTHTCHQVIPYENYVHLAERLNTLAPGDFDKKTVFVTTGAEAVENAVKIARAATGRPAVVSFSGSFHGRTFMGMALTGKVFPYKAGFGAMPSDVYHVPFPIELHGVSVAQSLAALETLFKADVDPARVAAIIVEPVQGEGGFYEVPAGFFKSLREICDKHGILLIADEIQTGFARTGKMFAMEYHGVAPDLMTMAKGLAGGFPLAAVTGRAEIMDAANPGGLGGTYGGNPIGIAAAHAVLDVIEEEQLCDRAMQLGNRLKQRLQGIREDVPEIVDIRGPGFMNAIEFNDAKTGKPSPDFANAVKGRALEKGLILLTCGVYANVIRFLSPITIQDPVFQEALDLLEASIREVHSEIGANA